One Cyclopterus lumpus isolate fCycLum1 chromosome 7, fCycLum1.pri, whole genome shotgun sequence DNA window includes the following coding sequences:
- the ahcyl1 gene encoding S-adenosylhomocysteine hydrolase-like protein 1 isoform X1 — MSDSVVDSKAEVKQATKYVKETENVAEKYSAMTVSKNSSDVNMNVGEMPSAAFTAVPTLKSVKKIQFANTEDKQEFSKYPTKAGRRSLSRSISQSSTDSYSSAASYTDSSDDETSPRDKAQVNTHGNSDFCVKNIKQAEFGRREIEIAEQDMSALISLRKRAQGEKPLAGAKIVGCTHITAQTAVLIETLVALGAQCRWTACNIYSTQNEVAAALAETGVPVFAWKGESEDDFWWCIDRCVNTEGWQANMILDDGGDLTHWVYKKYPSVFKKVRGIVEESVTGVHRLYQLSKAGKLCVPAMNVNDSVTKQKFDNLYCCRESILDGLKRTTDIMFGGKQVVVCGYGEVGKGCCTALKALGAIVCITEIDPICALQACMDGFRVVKLSEVIRQMDVVITCTGNKNVVTREQLDRMKNGCIVCNMGHSNTEIDVASLRSPELTWERVRSQVDHIIWPDGKRVVLLAEGRLLNLSCSTVPTFVLSITATTQALALIELFNAPEGRYKQDVYLLPKKMDEYVASLHLPNFDAHLTELSDEQAKYMGLNKNGPFKPNYYRY; from the exons ATGTCCGACTCGGTTGTGGACAGCAAGGCGGAGGTGAAACAAGCCACGAAATATGTCAAAGAGACCGAAAACGTCGCGGAGAAATATTCGGCGATGACCGTCAGCAAGAACAGCAGCGATGTGAACATGAACGTCGGGGAAATGCCTTCCGCCGCGTTCACCGCAGTCCCCACGCTGAAATCCGTCAAGAAG ATCCAGTTTGCGAACACTGAGGACAAACAAGAGTTCAGCAAGTACCCCACCAAAGCTGGCCGCCGCTCCCTCTCTCGGTCCATCTCGCAGTCCTCCACAGACAGCTACAGCTCAG CCGCGTCCTACACCGACAGCTCCGATGATGAAACCTCCCCCCGGGACAAAGCCCAGGTCAACACCCACGGCAACAGTGACTTCTGTGTGAAGAACATCAAGCAGGCCGAGTTTGGCCGACGTGAAATAGAAATTGCAGAACAAG ACATGTCAGCCCTGATTTCCTTGCGGAAGAGAGCCCAGGGGGAGAAACCATTGGCTGGGGCGAAGATAGTGGGCTGTACCCATATCACTGCTCAGACCGCA GTCCTGATTGAGACTCTGGTCGCCCTCGGGGCCCAGTGTCGCTGGACTGCCTGCAACATCTACTCTACTCAGAATGAAGTGGCTGCTGCTCTCGCTGAAACAG GGGTACCTGTGTTTGCATGGAAGGGTGAGTCAGAGGACGACTTCTGGTGGTGCATCGATCGCTGTGTCAACACGGAGGGCTGGCAAGCTAATATG ATCTTGGATGACGGTGGAGACTTAACCCACTGGGTGTACAAGAAGTATCCGAGTGTCTTTAAGAAGGTCCGAGGCATCGTGGAGGAGAGCGTGACCGGAGTGCACAG ATTGTACCAGTTGTCTAAGGCTGGCAAGCTGTGTGTCCCTGCCATGAATGTGAACGACTCCGTCACCAAGCAGAAATTTGACAACCTTTACTGCTGCCGTGAATCCATCCTGGATGG TTTGAAGAGAACCACAGATATAATGTTCGGAGGCAAGCaagttgttgtttgtggttATGGAGAG GTCGGGAAAGGCTGCTGCACGGCTCTAAAGGCCCTTGGAGCCATTGTGTGCATCACAGAGATCGACCCCATCTGTGCCCTGCAGGCCTG CATGGACGGCTTCCGAGTGGTCAAGCTGAGTGAGGTCATCCGGCAGATGGACGTGGTGATAACTTGCACTG GTAACAAGAATGTCGTCACTCGAGAACAGCTGGACCGAATGAAGAATGGCTGCATCGTCTGCAATATGGGACACTCCAATACTGAGATTGATGTG GCGAGTCTGCGCAGCCCTGAGCTGACCTGGGAGAGGGTGCGCTCTCAGGTGGACCACATCATCTGGCCCGATGGCAAGAGGGTTGTCCTGCTTGCTGAG GGCCGCCTCTTAAACCTGAGCTGCTCCACAGTGCCTACGTTTGTGTTGTCCATCACTGCTACAACTCAG GCCCTGGCCCTCATTGAGTTGTTCAATGCTCCAGAGGGGCGTTACAAACAGGATGTTTATCTCCTGCCCAAGAAAATGG ATGAGTATGTGGCCAGTTTGCACCTACCAAACTTTGATGCCCACCTGACGGAGCTCTCTGACGAGCAGGCCAAGTACATGGGTCTCAACAAGAACGGCCCCTTCAAACCTAATTATTACAG GTATTAA
- the ahcyl1 gene encoding S-adenosylhomocysteine hydrolase-like protein 1 isoform X2, producing MSDSVVDSKAEVKQATKYVKETENVAEKYSAMTVSKNSSDVNMNVGEMPSAAFTAVPTLKSVKKIQFANTEDKQEFSKYPTKAGRRSLSRSISQSSTDSYSSAASYTDSSDDETSPRDKAQVNTHGNSDFCVKNIKQAEFGRREIEIAEQDMSALISLRKRAQGEKPLAGAKIVGCTHITAQTAVLIETLVALGAQCRWTACNIYSTQNEVAAALAETGVPVFAWKGESEDDFWWCIDRCVNTEGWQANMILDDGGDLTHWVYKKYPSVFKKVRGIVEESVTGVHRLYQLSKAGKLCVPAMNVNDSVTKQKFDNLYCCRESILDGLKRTTDIMFGGKQVVVCGYGEVGKGCCTALKALGAIVCITEIDPICALQACMDGFRVVKLSEVIRQMDVVITCTGNKNVVTREQLDRMKNGCIVCNMGHSNTEIDVASLRSPELTWERVRSQVDHIIWPDGKRVVLLAEGRLLNLSCSTVPTFVLSITATTQALALIELFNAPEGRYKQDVYLLPKKMDEYVASLHLPNFDAHLTELSDEQAKYMGLNKNGPFKPNYYR from the exons ATGTCCGACTCGGTTGTGGACAGCAAGGCGGAGGTGAAACAAGCCACGAAATATGTCAAAGAGACCGAAAACGTCGCGGAGAAATATTCGGCGATGACCGTCAGCAAGAACAGCAGCGATGTGAACATGAACGTCGGGGAAATGCCTTCCGCCGCGTTCACCGCAGTCCCCACGCTGAAATCCGTCAAGAAG ATCCAGTTTGCGAACACTGAGGACAAACAAGAGTTCAGCAAGTACCCCACCAAAGCTGGCCGCCGCTCCCTCTCTCGGTCCATCTCGCAGTCCTCCACAGACAGCTACAGCTCAG CCGCGTCCTACACCGACAGCTCCGATGATGAAACCTCCCCCCGGGACAAAGCCCAGGTCAACACCCACGGCAACAGTGACTTCTGTGTGAAGAACATCAAGCAGGCCGAGTTTGGCCGACGTGAAATAGAAATTGCAGAACAAG ACATGTCAGCCCTGATTTCCTTGCGGAAGAGAGCCCAGGGGGAGAAACCATTGGCTGGGGCGAAGATAGTGGGCTGTACCCATATCACTGCTCAGACCGCA GTCCTGATTGAGACTCTGGTCGCCCTCGGGGCCCAGTGTCGCTGGACTGCCTGCAACATCTACTCTACTCAGAATGAAGTGGCTGCTGCTCTCGCTGAAACAG GGGTACCTGTGTTTGCATGGAAGGGTGAGTCAGAGGACGACTTCTGGTGGTGCATCGATCGCTGTGTCAACACGGAGGGCTGGCAAGCTAATATG ATCTTGGATGACGGTGGAGACTTAACCCACTGGGTGTACAAGAAGTATCCGAGTGTCTTTAAGAAGGTCCGAGGCATCGTGGAGGAGAGCGTGACCGGAGTGCACAG ATTGTACCAGTTGTCTAAGGCTGGCAAGCTGTGTGTCCCTGCCATGAATGTGAACGACTCCGTCACCAAGCAGAAATTTGACAACCTTTACTGCTGCCGTGAATCCATCCTGGATGG TTTGAAGAGAACCACAGATATAATGTTCGGAGGCAAGCaagttgttgtttgtggttATGGAGAG GTCGGGAAAGGCTGCTGCACGGCTCTAAAGGCCCTTGGAGCCATTGTGTGCATCACAGAGATCGACCCCATCTGTGCCCTGCAGGCCTG CATGGACGGCTTCCGAGTGGTCAAGCTGAGTGAGGTCATCCGGCAGATGGACGTGGTGATAACTTGCACTG GTAACAAGAATGTCGTCACTCGAGAACAGCTGGACCGAATGAAGAATGGCTGCATCGTCTGCAATATGGGACACTCCAATACTGAGATTGATGTG GCGAGTCTGCGCAGCCCTGAGCTGACCTGGGAGAGGGTGCGCTCTCAGGTGGACCACATCATCTGGCCCGATGGCAAGAGGGTTGTCCTGCTTGCTGAG GGCCGCCTCTTAAACCTGAGCTGCTCCACAGTGCCTACGTTTGTGTTGTCCATCACTGCTACAACTCAG GCCCTGGCCCTCATTGAGTTGTTCAATGCTCCAGAGGGGCGTTACAAACAGGATGTTTATCTCCTGCCCAAGAAAATGG ATGAGTATGTGGCCAGTTTGCACCTACCAAACTTTGATGCCCACCTGACGGAGCTCTCTGACGAGCAGGCCAAGTACATGGGTCTCAACAAGAACGGCCCCTTCAAACCTAATTATTACAGGTAG
- the ahcyl1 gene encoding S-adenosylhomocysteine hydrolase-like protein 1 isoform X3 produces the protein MAHKHGHGRERIQFANTEDKQEFSKYPTKAGRRSLSRSISQSSTDSYSSAASYTDSSDDETSPRDKAQVNTHGNSDFCVKNIKQAEFGRREIEIAEQDMSALISLRKRAQGEKPLAGAKIVGCTHITAQTAVLIETLVALGAQCRWTACNIYSTQNEVAAALAETGVPVFAWKGESEDDFWWCIDRCVNTEGWQANMILDDGGDLTHWVYKKYPSVFKKVRGIVEESVTGVHRLYQLSKAGKLCVPAMNVNDSVTKQKFDNLYCCRESILDGLKRTTDIMFGGKQVVVCGYGEVGKGCCTALKALGAIVCITEIDPICALQACMDGFRVVKLSEVIRQMDVVITCTGNKNVVTREQLDRMKNGCIVCNMGHSNTEIDVASLRSPELTWERVRSQVDHIIWPDGKRVVLLAEGRLLNLSCSTVPTFVLSITATTQALALIELFNAPEGRYKQDVYLLPKKMDEYVASLHLPNFDAHLTELSDEQAKYMGLNKNGPFKPNYYRY, from the exons ATGGCACACAAACATGGGCACGGGAGAGAAAGG ATCCAGTTTGCGAACACTGAGGACAAACAAGAGTTCAGCAAGTACCCCACCAAAGCTGGCCGCCGCTCCCTCTCTCGGTCCATCTCGCAGTCCTCCACAGACAGCTACAGCTCAG CCGCGTCCTACACCGACAGCTCCGATGATGAAACCTCCCCCCGGGACAAAGCCCAGGTCAACACCCACGGCAACAGTGACTTCTGTGTGAAGAACATCAAGCAGGCCGAGTTTGGCCGACGTGAAATAGAAATTGCAGAACAAG ACATGTCAGCCCTGATTTCCTTGCGGAAGAGAGCCCAGGGGGAGAAACCATTGGCTGGGGCGAAGATAGTGGGCTGTACCCATATCACTGCTCAGACCGCA GTCCTGATTGAGACTCTGGTCGCCCTCGGGGCCCAGTGTCGCTGGACTGCCTGCAACATCTACTCTACTCAGAATGAAGTGGCTGCTGCTCTCGCTGAAACAG GGGTACCTGTGTTTGCATGGAAGGGTGAGTCAGAGGACGACTTCTGGTGGTGCATCGATCGCTGTGTCAACACGGAGGGCTGGCAAGCTAATATG ATCTTGGATGACGGTGGAGACTTAACCCACTGGGTGTACAAGAAGTATCCGAGTGTCTTTAAGAAGGTCCGAGGCATCGTGGAGGAGAGCGTGACCGGAGTGCACAG ATTGTACCAGTTGTCTAAGGCTGGCAAGCTGTGTGTCCCTGCCATGAATGTGAACGACTCCGTCACCAAGCAGAAATTTGACAACCTTTACTGCTGCCGTGAATCCATCCTGGATGG TTTGAAGAGAACCACAGATATAATGTTCGGAGGCAAGCaagttgttgtttgtggttATGGAGAG GTCGGGAAAGGCTGCTGCACGGCTCTAAAGGCCCTTGGAGCCATTGTGTGCATCACAGAGATCGACCCCATCTGTGCCCTGCAGGCCTG CATGGACGGCTTCCGAGTGGTCAAGCTGAGTGAGGTCATCCGGCAGATGGACGTGGTGATAACTTGCACTG GTAACAAGAATGTCGTCACTCGAGAACAGCTGGACCGAATGAAGAATGGCTGCATCGTCTGCAATATGGGACACTCCAATACTGAGATTGATGTG GCGAGTCTGCGCAGCCCTGAGCTGACCTGGGAGAGGGTGCGCTCTCAGGTGGACCACATCATCTGGCCCGATGGCAAGAGGGTTGTCCTGCTTGCTGAG GGCCGCCTCTTAAACCTGAGCTGCTCCACAGTGCCTACGTTTGTGTTGTCCATCACTGCTACAACTCAG GCCCTGGCCCTCATTGAGTTGTTCAATGCTCCAGAGGGGCGTTACAAACAGGATGTTTATCTCCTGCCCAAGAAAATGG ATGAGTATGTGGCCAGTTTGCACCTACCAAACTTTGATGCCCACCTGACGGAGCTCTCTGACGAGCAGGCCAAGTACATGGGTCTCAACAAGAACGGCCCCTTCAAACCTAATTATTACAG GTATTAA